The following proteins are co-located in the Methanomicrobia archaeon genome:
- a CDS encoding FAD-binding protein, translated as MKNDKENYDLIVVGAGPAGLTAGIFGARSGLKTLVLDRGICGGLTNEATLIDNYPGFRRIGGMELVELIKAQTADYTEIKELEGVEAIEPAGHAVRVVTEKGAYRTRAIVLATGTKKRKLGVTGEAEFLGRGVSYCATCDGFFFKNKAVMVVGGGDSAVRGALYLQNLGAEVSLIHRRAELRAEQYLQTSMKKAGIHIYWDSIVKEIRGENVVRSVLRYDKAHDKEEEVPVDGVFIYVGEEPANALAQQLQVTLDASGYISTDRGQRTSRAGIYAAGDVTGGVRQIVVACAEGAVAASSAHDDLVG; from the coding sequence AAAATTACGACTTAATCGTTGTTGGCGCGGGTCCTGCAGGCTTGACTGCAGGCATATTCGGTGCGCGGAGCGGTCTGAAGACGCTCGTGCTTGACCGGGGTATCTGTGGCGGGTTAACCAACGAGGCCACGCTGATCGATAATTACCCGGGGTTCCGGCGCATTGGGGGGATGGAGCTGGTGGAGCTGATCAAAGCGCAGACAGCAGACTACACGGAGATCAAGGAGCTGGAAGGCGTCGAAGCGATTGAGCCGGCTGGGCACGCAGTGCGCGTCGTTACAGAAAAGGGCGCGTATCGCACGCGCGCGATCGTGCTCGCGACGGGAACGAAGAAGCGAAAACTGGGTGTGACGGGCGAGGCGGAATTCCTTGGCCGCGGCGTTTCTTACTGCGCGACCTGTGATGGGTTCTTCTTCAAAAATAAAGCGGTTATGGTCGTCGGTGGCGGCGACTCGGCGGTCAGAGGCGCGTTATATCTGCAGAACCTCGGCGCAGAGGTCTCTTTGATACACCGGCGCGCGGAGCTCAGGGCTGAGCAGTACTTACAGACGAGTATGAAGAAGGCAGGTATACACATCTATTGGGATTCCATCGTGAAGGAGATACGCGGCGAGAACGTTGTGCGCAGCGTGCTTCGGTACGATAAAGCGCATGATAAAGAAGAGGAAGTCCCGGTCGATGGCGTTTTCATCTATGTCGGTGAGGAACCAGCCAATGCCCTGGCTCAGCAACTGCAGGTAACGCTCGATGCTTCTGGCTACATCAGCACCGACCGGGGGCAGCGGACGAGCAGGGCAGGTATCTATGCGGCCGGCGATGTCACGGGCGGTGTGCGGCAGATCGTGGTGGCGTGTGCCGAAGGCGCGGTTGCGGCCTCTTCTGCCCATGACGACCTTGTCGGATGA
- a CDS encoding DUF99 family protein gives MVLHPDKKGIRVLGIAESFRRDHEQSVLAGVVMRSDLVIDGMGFTRITVGGMDATAGVVRLVASLQRDDLNVLMLNGCVISWFNIIDLTNVYEQLLIPLICVTYDESAGLEAHIARHFDAADRDVRLAAYQRLGARTPVIIQDEYEDLIRFLGLEKADAVRLLKRFTTHGKIPEPLRVAKLAARALLTSDETFAGSAFG, from the coding sequence ATGGTACTCCATCCGGATAAGAAAGGGATTCGTGTACTGGGCATTGCCGAGAGCTTCCGGCGCGATCATGAGCAGTCGGTGCTCGCCGGCGTTGTGATGCGATCCGATCTGGTCATTGACGGCATGGGCTTCACGCGCATCACCGTCGGGGGCATGGACGCGACAGCAGGGGTAGTGCGCCTCGTTGCTTCGCTCCAGCGCGATGACCTCAATGTGCTCATGCTCAACGGCTGCGTTATCAGCTGGTTCAATATCATTGATCTAACGAACGTCTATGAGCAGCTGCTGATTCCGCTGATCTGCGTGACCTATGATGAATCGGCGGGTCTGGAAGCGCACATCGCCCGGCACTTCGACGCCGCCGATCGGGACGTACGACTCGCCGCCTATCAGCGGCTGGGCGCTCGAACACCCGTGATCATACAGGACGAATATGAGGATCTGATACGGTTCCTGGGTCTGGAGAAGGCCGATGCCGTGCGCCTCCTCAAACGATTCACGACCCACGGCAAGATACCCGAGCCCCTGCGGGTTGCGAAGCTCGCGGCACGAGCGCTCCTTACCAGTGATGAGACGTTTGCGGGAAGCGCTTTCGGTTAA
- a CDS encoding GTP--adenosylcobinamide-phosphate guanylyltransferase — MTIGSSSSGNARKLIDIVVDSVQGSRVAEFCVAVTRNTPKTANYSENRGYSTIETPGAGYIEDVWFLLRSYPEFISITCDLPFVQPAHINALIDAYAVHQLSITGAVPVALLPAGLTPRHAFAHNGMPLVPCGLNVVTSTHESVPYIFDEPLLAVNVNTREELALARRLARHNY, encoded by the coding sequence ATCACTATCGGTAGTTCGAGCAGCGGAAACGCGCGCAAGCTCATCGATATCGTTGTGGACAGTGTGCAGGGCTCACGGGTAGCCGAATTCTGCGTGGCGGTCACCCGGAATACGCCAAAAACCGCGAATTACTCTGAGAACCGGGGCTATAGCACAATCGAGACGCCCGGTGCGGGCTATATTGAGGATGTATGGTTCCTGCTCCGCAGCTATCCCGAATTTATCTCCATTACCTGCGATCTCCCGTTTGTGCAACCCGCGCATATTAACGCGCTCATCGACGCGTACGCCGTGCATCAGCTCAGTATCACCGGTGCCGTTCCGGTGGCCTTGTTACCTGCGGGCTTAACGCCCAGACATGCGTTCGCCCATAACGGCATGCCGCTCGTGCCCTGCGGGCTTAACGTGGTAACGAGCACGCACGAGTCAGTACCGTACATCTTCGACGAGCCGCTGCTTGCCGTCAATGTGAACACCAGGGAGGAGCTGGCACTGGCGAGGCGACTGGCGAGACACAACT
- a CDS encoding ribonuclease HII has product MREIGIDEAGKGPVIGSLFIAGVQCFDGLELLGVRDSKRLTPARREALAAQIEAATEVFVVEMRAHEIDERRRARTMNEIMVERFADVLTHFLADRAIVDAADVKPERFAANLGACYRNACGGEIALISENRADERYPLVSAASIVAKVHRDRSIRALEAELGCTIGSGYPSDAKTIQFLHTLQKDHDFDDLPHYVRRSWRTVQYLYTHSGF; this is encoded by the coding sequence ATACGTGAGATCGGAATCGACGAGGCGGGGAAAGGCCCGGTTATTGGCTCGCTGTTCATCGCCGGCGTCCAGTGTTTTGACGGGCTCGAACTGCTGGGTGTGCGCGATTCGAAGCGGTTAACTCCTGCCCGGCGTGAAGCGCTTGCCGCACAGATCGAGGCCGCGACCGAGGTGTTTGTGGTGGAGATGCGTGCGCATGAGATCGACGAGCGGCGCAGAGCGCGGACGATGAATGAGATCATGGTCGAGCGGTTTGCCGACGTGCTTACGCATTTTCTCGCGGATCGCGCGATCGTGGATGCCGCGGATGTGAAGCCCGAGCGGTTCGCCGCGAATCTGGGTGCGTGTTACCGGAATGCCTGCGGCGGTGAGATCGCGCTCATCTCAGAGAACAGGGCGGATGAGCGTTATCCGCTCGTCAGTGCTGCATCGATCGTTGCCAAGGTGCATCGGGATCGCTCGATACGCGCGCTCGAAGCGGAACTCGGGTGCACGATCGGGAGTGGCTATCCGTCCGACGCAAAAACAATCCAATTTCTACATACGCTACAGAAAGACCATGATTTTGACGACCTGCCCCACTACGTGCGCAGATCGTGGCGGACGGTTCAGTATTTATATACTCACAGCGGCTTTTAA
- a CDS encoding transcription initiation factor IIB: MVTPKAETEEGKHHEGKEEKDTDDYNETVKICPECSSKNLIRDYGRAELFCAQCGLVVAENIVDLGPEWRAFDFEQISKRARVGAPMTYRIHDKGLSTLVTWSPTGQGQYKLKKWQQRTHIANTTERSFIFALSEIDRMACALKLPMNIREAASMLYRKAMRKRLIRGRSIEGIATAILYITCRQYGVPRTLEEVRDISRVGQKEISRAYRFLLRELDLKVSPASPVDFVPRFCSLLDLSGDIRSKAIEIIKRATEEELTNGRGPIGIAAAAIYIAAILGGEHRTQKEVSDVTGVTEVTIRNRYKELSEQLDIDVLL, from the coding sequence ATGGTGACCCCTAAGGCGGAAACGGAAGAGGGGAAGCATCACGAGGGGAAGGAAGAAAAAGATACCGATGATTATAACGAGACGGTCAAGATATGTCCTGAATGCAGCTCAAAGAATCTTATACGGGATTATGGCAGGGCGGAGCTCTTCTGTGCTCAGTGTGGTCTCGTAGTCGCAGAGAATATCGTTGATCTCGGGCCTGAGTGGCGTGCCTTTGATTTCGAGCAGATCTCAAAACGAGCGCGAGTCGGTGCGCCAATGACCTATCGAATTCATGATAAGGGCTTGAGCACGCTGGTTACCTGGTCGCCAACGGGTCAGGGCCAGTACAAATTAAAGAAATGGCAGCAGCGCACGCACATCGCGAACACGACCGAGCGGAGTTTCATCTTCGCGCTCTCGGAGATCGATCGAATGGCCTGCGCGCTCAAACTGCCGATGAACATTAGGGAAGCGGCATCGATGCTCTATCGGAAAGCGATGCGGAAACGGCTCATTCGCGGCCGGAGCATTGAGGGCATCGCGACGGCGATCCTGTACATCACCTGCCGGCAGTACGGCGTACCGCGCACCCTGGAGGAGGTCCGGGACATCTCACGCGTGGGTCAGAAAGAGATTAGCCGGGCCTATCGGTTCCTCTTACGCGAGCTGGATCTGAAAGTATCGCCCGCTTCTCCCGTCGATTTCGTGCCTCGGTTCTGCTCGTTGCTCGATTTGAGCGGCGATATCCGGTCCAAAGCGATCGAGATCATCAAGCGCGCGACAGAGGAGGAACTGACCAACGGACGAGGCCCCATCGGCATTGCCGCGGCTGCTATTTACATCGCAGCGATACTCGGCGGCGAGCACCGCACCCAGAAAGAGGTCTCAGATGTTACCGGCGTGACCGAAGTGACGATCAGGAACAGATATAAGGAATTGTCAGAGCAGTTGGACATCGACGTGCTGCTCTAA